Below is a genomic region from bacterium.
GCCGCGAAGTCCCGGGACCACGTCGCGCGCTTCGGGCGCGCGCGCCAATACGCCGCGGAACGCGTCGAGGAGGATGAATATCGACTCGCCGGAGGCCGCCCCGCCGCTGAAGCGGCCGTCGCCGCCGGCGGGGTACTTCGACGACTGCTCCGCCTCGCGGGCGGCCAACTCGCCGGCGGCGCCCTTGAACCGTTGGTACTCGAGGAGCTGCGCCACCAACAACGCGCGCGGGTCTTCCAACCCTTCGGCCTTCGGAACGTCGCCGCGCGGAAGGAGCATCGCCGATTTTATTTCCATTAAGGTGGCGGCCATAACGAAGAACTCGCCCGCGACGGCGAGGTCGAGCTCTTGCATCAACTCGAGGTACGCTATGTACTGCTCGGTTACCCGGGCGATGGGGATGTCGTAAATGTCAAGCTCATCCTCCCCGATGAGGAACAACAAGAGGTCGAGGGGACCTTCGTAAACAGGCAGTCGTACGCGGTAGTCCGTCACCGTCTACCCTCGCCTCGCCCTGGTTAAACGCACCGCGTCGTACGCCTGGTCGCAGGTCGGCTTCGCCACTTCGCGCGCGCGCCGCGCGCCGTCGTCGAGCACGTCGCGCAGGTAATCGGGCCGCCGCGCGAACTCCGCCCTTTTTTGCCGGATGGGCTCGAGGTATTCATTTACGGCCCGCGCCAGCGCTAACTTGCAGTCCGTGCAGCCGATGCGGGCGTGCTTGCAATCCTCGTAAATCTCCTCCGCGGCCGCCGCCTCGTACAGCCGGCGGTAGAGGTAGACGTTGCACCGGTCGGGGTGGCCCGCGTCGCGGCGATAGACGCGCTTGGGGTCGGTGAACATCATCTTTATCTTCTTTTCTACCTCCCCCGGCGGGTCCTTAATAAAGATGGCGTTGCCGTACGATTTCGACATCTTACGGCCGTCGGTGCCGGGGAGGCGCGCCGTCTTCGTGAGCAGCGCCTGCGGCTCCACGAAGACCTCGCCGTAGAGGTGGTTGAAGCGCCGCGCCATCTCGCGGCTGAGCTCCAGATGCGGCAATTGGTCCTCGCCCACCGGGACGGCGTTCGCCTTGTAGATAATTATATCCACCGCCTGAAGGACGGGATATCCCAAAAGGCCGAAGGAGGCCGACTCGCCGAGGCCCAATTCCCTAATCTTCTCTTTGTACGTCGGGACGCGCTCCAGCCAGGACACCGGGACGAACATACCCAACAAGGTGTAGAGTAAAGCGTGCTCCGGGACTTCGGATTGGATAAAGAGGACCGAGCGTTCGGGCTCGAGGCCGGCGGCGAGCCAATCGAGCAATACCTCGAGGCGGTCCTCCGGTATCGCCGACGTATCGGTACGGTCCGTCAACGCGTGGAGGTCCGCTATCTCGTAGAAACAGTCGTACTCGCCC
It encodes:
- a CDS encoding segregation/condensation protein A; translation: MTDYRVRLPVYEGPLDLLLFLIGEDELDIYDIPIARVTEQYIAYLELMQELDLAVAGEFFVMAATLMEIKSAMLLPRGDVPKAEGLEDPRALLVAQLLEYQRFKGAAGELAAREAEQSSKYPAGGDGRFSGGAASGESIFILLDAFRGVLARAPEARDVVPGLRGPTIEDRLAYVRRRLKDAGGRVRFDALFEGPRIVIIVTFLALLELLRAGECRVRQDRTFDEIWIYPTLALV
- the trpS gene encoding tryptophan--tRNA ligase codes for the protein MAKKKGTILSGMRPTGPLHLGNLAGALTNWVALQGEYDCFYEIADLHALTDRTDTSAIPEDRLEVLLDWLAAGLEPERSVLFIQSEVPEHALLYTLLGMFVPVSWLERVPTYKEKIRELGLGESASFGLLGYPVLQAVDIIIYKANAVPVGEDQLPHLELSREMARRFNHLYGEVFVEPQALLTKTARLPGTDGRKMSKSYGNAIFIKDPPGEVEKKIKMMFTDPKRVYRRDAGHPDRCNVYLYRRLYEAAAAEEIYEDCKHARIGCTDCKLALARAVNEYLEPIRQKRAEFARRPDYLRDVLDDGARRAREVAKPTCDQAYDAVRLTRARRG